The Osmerus eperlanus chromosome 22, fOsmEpe2.1, whole genome shotgun sequence genome window below encodes:
- the LOC134008772 gene encoding target of Myb1 membrane trafficking protein-like, whose protein sequence is MSAIVEKMEFLIGSPFTTPVGQRIERATSEALQSEDWGLNMEICDIINETEEGPKDATKAIKRKIVGNKNFREIMLALTVLEACVKNCGHRFHVLVASQEFVEGVLVRSILPKYNPPTALHDRVLSLIQAWADAFRNSPSLAGVVGVYEDLRRRGLEFPMTDLDALSPIHTPNRSIPENGTDITAAAPSADAQTRPAASTSTSALPRSAPTQSASLAQPSEGPVFIPAEQEQKLSAELALVRGNLTVMTEMLNQLTPGQSAQQDTELLQQLYSVCKSMQGRVVELIPRLVDEGLIAELLVVNDDLNNAFIRYDRFDRLNKSQRTTPQQTPNNSSSNLINLSPTPKPLSQPVTSIAPSQPAAGSPANQSPAPQLCPAEEAEFDMFAQTRGNSLAEQRKSVRYEDPGAVEGLAGALDTRLQVTGAVNPRVTSSKNPTLDEIDRWLSSDTPPDSVVSDGVTSDEFDKFLEERAKVGDQAPARSQPPTTSARPPPQSAQQQDRSSHDQLFSL, encoded by the exons ATGTCGGCAATTGTGGAAAAAATGGAGTTTCTCATAGGAAGCCCGTTCACTACGCCTGTCGGACAAAGAATAG AGCGAGCCACCAGCGAAGCCCTGCAGTCAGAAGACTGGGGCCTCAATATGGAGATCTGTGACATCATCAATGAGACGGAAGAGGG acccaagGATGCCACCAAAGCCATAAAGAGGAAGATCGTGGGCAACAAGAACTTCAGAGAGATCATGTTGGCGCTGACC GTTCTGGAGGCGTGCGTGAAGAACTGCGGCCACCGGTTCCACGTTCTGGTGGCGTCTCAGGAGTTTGTGGAGGGAGTTCTAGTCCGTTCCATCCTTCCCAAGTACAACCCACCCACAGCTCTACACGACCGAGTACTGAGCCTCATACAG gCGTGGGCGGACGCGTTCCGgaactctccctccctggctggGGTGGTGGGCGTGTACGAGGACCTGAGGAGGCGGGGCCTGGAGTTTCCCATGACAGACCTGGATGCCCTGTCGCCCATACACACGCCCAACCGA AGCATTCCAGAGAACGGCACGGACATAACCGCGGCCGCGCCTTCTGCTGATGCTCAGACGCGCCCTGCTGCGTCGACGTCCACCTCTGCCCTTCCCCGGAGTGCCCCTACCCAGAGTGCTTCACTTGCACAGCCTAGCGAGGGGCCTGTGTTCATCCCTGCCGAACAG GAGCAGAAGCTAAGTGCAGAGTTGGCGCTGGTCAGGGGCAACCTGACCGTAATGACTGAGATGCTCAACCAACTCACACCAGGCCAGAGTGCACAACAAGACACAGAGCtgcttcag CAGCTGTACTCGGTGTGCAAGAGCATGCAGGGTAGGGTGGTGGAGCTCATCCCCAGACTGGTGGACGAGGGCCTCATCGCGGAGCTGCTGGTGGTCAACGACGACCTCAACAACGCCTTCATCCGTTACGACAG GTTTGACAGACTTAATAAGTCACAGAGAACCACTCCACAGCAG ACCCCAAACAACAGCTCCTCCAACCTCATCAACCTCAGCCCCACCCCAAAGCCCCTCAGCCAACCAGTGACCTCCATAGCTCCCAGTCAACCAGCAGCTGGCTCCCCAGCCAATCAAAGTCCGGCGCCTCAACTCT gtCCAGCAGAGGAGGCGGAGTTTGATATGTTTGCCCAAACCAGGGGCAACTccctggcagagcagaggaagag tgtgcgGTATGAGGACCCCGGAGCAGTGGAGGGCCTCGCGGGGGCCTTGGACACCAGGTTGCAGGTTACAGGAGCAGTCAATCCACGG GTCACGTCATCCAAGAACCCCACGTTGGATGAAATTGACAGGTGGTTGTCGTCAGACACA CCACCTGATTCTGTTGTCTCCGACGGGGTGACTAGTGATG AATTTGACAAGTTCTTGGAGGAGAGGGCGAAGGTGGGGGACCAAGCCCCTGCACGCAGCCAGCCCCCCACTACCTCAGCCAGACCGCCACCCCAATCTGCCCAGCAACAAGACAGGTCATCACATGACCAGCTTTTCTCACTCTAA
- the bglapl gene encoding bone gamma-carboxyglutamate (gla) protein, like gives MKTLTLLSLCAALSVSWSTWDVVLDPAAVVTPEPTPAVDTSSASDSSSSSSSSSESDSASSSASDSASSSASDSSASDSSSSSSSSSSESAGASTEAPEVIMKRDLASILLRRRRAAPAIPAAPAALTPLQLESLSEVCELNVACDDMADTEGIVAAYTAYYGPVPF, from the exons ATGAAGACTTTGACCCTGCTTTCTCTCTGCGCTGCCCTGTCAGTCTCCTGGTCCACTTGGG ATGTAGTACTCGACCCCGCTGCTGTTGTTACACCTGAACCTACACCTGCTGTGGACACTTCCTCTGCCTCGgactcctcctcatcttcatcctcatcctcgGAATCTGACTCGGCTTCCTCATCGGCGTCTGACTCTGCCTCATCATCGGCCTCTGACTCTTCTGCCTCagactcttcttcctcttcttcctcctcttcctcggagTCAGCCGGAGCCAGCACTgagg CTCCAGAAGTGATCATGAAGAGAGACCTGGCCTCCATCttgttgaggaggaggagggccgcCCCCGCCATACCTGCAGCCCCTgcagccctcacccccctccagctGGAGAG CCTTAGCGAGGTGTGCGAGCTGAACGTGGCGTGCGATGACATGGCCGACACCGAAGGCATCGTTGCAGCATACACCGCTTACTACGGCCCCGTCCCCTTCTAA